Proteins co-encoded in one Ignavibacteria bacterium genomic window:
- a CDS encoding hydantoinase: MNKDRKIKIGIDVGGTFTHAVAVDISDYSIVGKSCVPTTHKSKEGVARGVVDSMLTLVKECDIHPEEVILIAHSTTQATNALLEGDVATVGVIGMAKGFEALLAKKECNPTNIELSPGKLLNAKFRFIDCGSKNWRDSVPQLIDELVQEGAQVIVATEAFGVDDPANEDFVAEIASKKGILTTTASGITKLYGLRVRTRTAVINASMMPKMLETADMTEKAVRESGINAPLMVMRSDGGIMDINEMRKRPILTMLSGPAAGVAAALKYVKISDGIFLEVGGTSTDISVIKNGKPQVKTAQIGKNRLFVRTLDVRTLGIAGGSVPRYSNGLFIDVGPRSAHIAGLHYAAYSNNVDFSQGQIEPVTPLKGDPGDYLSVKLTGEETSYTITPTECSYFLGLVSDYGHGAANSESIANILERLQTLTHISAGEIAKQILTKSAEKIKPVIKQLSREYKLDEALIEFVGGGGGASAIVPFTANYMNLPYKIAENSEVISAIGAALGIIRDSVERNIINPSENDILSIRQEAFGSVVKMGANPDSVEVTIEIDNQNKKVIATALGSGELRTKDLGITTLDFAGIHKTASNAFRLPENKIEFKGDTGSLFVFSAEHQKSKFFGLFKEKVTGVKVIDDEGTVKLQINGAKAYAVSAEGVKSKISSIIAEMTTYGDAGALIPGIYLIAGPKIIDLSGLISETQLVSIAEIEIKNLPADSKCVIIAEEKK; the protein is encoded by the coding sequence ATGAACAAAGACAGAAAAATTAAAATAGGAATCGATGTTGGCGGCACTTTTACACATGCAGTGGCTGTTGATATTTCAGATTATTCCATTGTGGGCAAATCATGCGTCCCAACGACACATAAATCGAAAGAAGGTGTAGCAAGAGGCGTGGTTGATTCGATGCTCACTCTCGTAAAGGAATGTGATATTCACCCTGAAGAGGTAATCCTGATCGCCCATTCAACCACACAGGCGACAAATGCTCTCCTGGAGGGGGATGTAGCCACTGTGGGCGTAATCGGAATGGCAAAGGGATTCGAAGCCTTACTCGCAAAAAAAGAGTGTAACCCGACAAATATTGAGCTGTCACCTGGAAAACTGCTTAATGCAAAATTCAGATTTATTGATTGCGGTTCCAAAAACTGGAGAGATTCCGTCCCTCAATTGATCGATGAACTTGTTCAGGAGGGTGCACAAGTTATTGTCGCTACGGAAGCGTTTGGAGTTGATGACCCTGCGAATGAAGATTTCGTCGCTGAAATAGCCTCTAAAAAAGGAATACTCACTACAACCGCAAGTGGCATCACCAAACTCTACGGGCTTCGGGTAAGAACCAGGACGGCCGTAATCAACGCAAGCATGATGCCAAAAATGCTTGAAACCGCTGATATGACAGAGAAAGCTGTGAGAGAAAGCGGAATCAATGCTCCCCTTATGGTTATGCGTTCGGATGGCGGTATAATGGATATTAACGAGATGAGAAAGAGGCCCATCCTTACAATGCTCTCCGGTCCTGCTGCAGGTGTTGCGGCAGCGCTAAAATATGTAAAAATTTCTGATGGAATTTTTCTTGAAGTCGGAGGTACCTCCACTGACATTAGTGTAATTAAAAACGGTAAGCCACAGGTCAAAACCGCACAGATTGGTAAAAACAGACTCTTTGTAAGAACACTCGATGTAAGAACTCTTGGAATTGCAGGCGGATCGGTTCCAAGATACTCAAATGGTTTATTTATTGATGTCGGACCCAGATCAGCACACATCGCCGGCTTGCACTATGCAGCGTACTCAAATAATGTTGATTTTAGTCAGGGTCAAATTGAACCTGTAACACCTCTGAAAGGCGATCCCGGTGATTACCTGAGTGTTAAATTGACGGGAGAAGAGACGAGTTACACTATTACCCCGACCGAATGTTCCTACTTCCTTGGTTTGGTCTCTGACTACGGACATGGAGCTGCGAACAGTGAATCCATTGCGAATATCCTTGAACGGCTTCAAACATTGACTCATATCTCTGCCGGAGAAATTGCAAAGCAAATCCTGACGAAATCTGCAGAAAAAATTAAACCCGTAATAAAGCAACTCAGTCGTGAATATAAACTGGATGAAGCTTTGATTGAGTTTGTCGGAGGTGGTGGTGGAGCATCAGCCATTGTACCGTTTACTGCAAACTACATGAATCTGCCCTATAAAATTGCCGAAAACAGTGAGGTTATCTCTGCTATCGGCGCAGCACTGGGAATAATAAGAGATTCAGTGGAAAGAAATATTATTAACCCCTCTGAAAACGATATCCTCTCAATCAGACAGGAAGCCTTTGGGTCGGTTGTAAAAATGGGTGCAAATCCCGACTCGGTTGAAGTCACCATCGAGATCGATAATCAGAACAAAAAAGTAATCGCTACCGCTCTCGGCTCAGGTGAATTACGCACAAAGGATCTGGGTATCACCACTCTGGATTTTGCCGGTATTCATAAAACCGCATCGAATGCCTTCAGACTTCCTGAAAATAAAATTGAGTTTAAGGGAGATACAGGTTCCTTGTTCGTTTTCTCTGCTGAGCATCAAAAATCGAAGTTCTTTGGACTCTTTAAGGAAAAGGTTACAGGAGTAAAAGTAATCGATGATGAGGGTACCGTAAAATTGCAGATAAATGGTGCAAAAGCTTATGCTGTCAGTGCCGAAGGAGTGAAAAGTAAAATCAGTTCGATAATTGCTGAAATGACCACCTACGGCGACGCAGGGGCTCTGATTCCAGGAATTTATCTAATTGCAGGTCCAAAAATTATCGATTTGAGCGGATTGATATCTGAGACCCAACTCGTTTCCATCGCTGAAATAGAAATTAAAAATCTCCCCGCTGATTCCAAATGTGTAATTATTGCAGAAGAGAAAAAATGA
- a CDS encoding citrate transporter translates to METLQLFLLLAVFLAFVILMFLRKIPALLALPILAFFIPVISGVNIVDVVTLVLGNGSTKLSEAYTIAIFGSMLSIMMQKTGVAESFIKTGAELSGDKPWAISMVMLLLITLLFTTLGGLGAIIMVSTVVLPILASVGVGPVTTTGIFLTGLSIGGILNVGNWAVYTQVLKLQTGDVQSFALVMLLIMFVIAIIYITIQLYRDGHDINFSKIAIYSLIILAVGSAGYAVWSFLPDNLNTGITDLLSFFPSFLKYLTGSGIALLVLLSILRIFRDGETDKVYFTAYFIPIVPLFLILVFGINFIAAFIAGLAYGYLSTYRKSSLNILIRSVLDGGAVVMPAVALMLGIGMLLNAVMGPPAALMENYKDGWPVLLLLKPVLQAIKPESALSYVLLFSLAAPLALYRGPLNVWGMGYGIAAIFLAGGMPAGAIMGLLMAVGQIQGISDPTNTQNVWLANEMKIDVQKIMWNTIPYTWGAAILGLMASALIFY, encoded by the coding sequence ATGGAAACACTACAACTCTTTTTACTGCTCGCAGTATTTTTAGCCTTTGTCATCCTGATGTTTCTCAGGAAGATACCGGCACTACTGGCGTTACCAATTCTTGCATTCTTTATTCCTGTGATTTCAGGGGTGAATATTGTTGATGTGGTGACCCTCGTCCTTGGGAACGGATCGACCAAATTATCTGAAGCATATACGATCGCAATATTCGGAAGTATGCTTTCAATAATGATGCAAAAGACCGGCGTAGCGGAAAGTTTTATAAAAACAGGAGCCGAACTTTCGGGCGACAAACCGTGGGCTATCTCAATGGTCATGTTGCTGCTGATCACCCTGCTATTTACAACTCTCGGCGGACTTGGTGCTATTATTATGGTTTCAACAGTCGTACTTCCTATTCTTGCTTCGGTCGGAGTCGGTCCTGTCACAACAACGGGAATTTTCCTGACCGGATTGAGTATTGGCGGTATCCTCAATGTTGGAAATTGGGCTGTTTACACCCAGGTACTAAAATTGCAAACAGGTGATGTTCAGTCATTTGCACTTGTTATGCTTCTGATTATGTTTGTTATTGCCATCATTTATATAACAATTCAACTTTACAGGGATGGTCATGATATAAATTTTTCCAAAATTGCAATATACTCTCTCATTATCCTGGCAGTTGGATCAGCGGGTTATGCCGTTTGGAGTTTCCTCCCCGACAACCTTAATACAGGGATCACTGACCTGCTTTCATTTTTCCCCTCTTTCTTGAAGTATCTCACCGGTTCAGGTATTGCTCTCCTGGTTCTGCTTTCAATCTTAAGAATTTTCAGAGACGGAGAGACTGATAAAGTTTACTTTACTGCCTATTTCATTCCCATTGTCCCTTTGTTTCTGATTCTGGTCTTTGGAATCAATTTCATTGCAGCATTTATCGCAGGATTGGCTTACGGTTATCTCTCAACATATCGTAAAAGTTCACTAAATATTCTCATCAGATCGGTCCTCGACGGAGGAGCTGTTGTGATGCCTGCAGTCGCACTGATGTTGGGAATTGGAATGCTGTTAAATGCAGTTATGGGCCCACCGGCAGCCTTAATGGAGAACTACAAAGACGGATGGCCTGTCTTGTTGCTGTTAAAGCCCGTTTTGCAGGCAATCAAACCTGAATCCGCCCTTAGCTATGTCCTGTTGTTCAGCCTTGCTGCCCCTCTTGCCCTTTACAGAGGACCCCTTAATGTGTGGGGAATGGGTTATGGAATTGCTGCCATTTTTCTCGCGGGTGGAATGCCGGCAGGCGCTATCATGGGCTTGCTGATGGCTGTTGGACAGATTCAGGGAATTTCTGATCCAACGAACACCCAGAATGTCTGGCTGGCTAATGAAATGAAAATTGATGTACAAAAAATCATGTGGAACACCATCCCCTACACCTGGGGTGCTGCAATTCTTGGACTAATGGCTTCCGCCCTGATTTTCTATTGA
- the murB gene encoding UDP-N-acetylmuramate dehydrogenase, giving the protein MNIKKNKSLREFNTFGVESTVAHYLKIATEEDLYDSMKYVEKNRLKYFFLGGGSNILLTSEKYNLAALHIQTSGIDIVNEDDESVTIRCAAGENWDDVVAFSVERGLGGIENMSLIPGTIGAAPIQNIGAYGQELKDTFVEAKVLLTETKKTVDISNEECKFGYRDSIFKRELKDKAVILYVTLKLRKNPKLNYSYKGVREIIFVTGDEQVTVKEIRDAIIKLRTEKLPDPAILGNAGSFFKNPEILEESYDILKRFSPEIEGFKTKDGKVKLSAAKLIELSGWKGKREGNCGVYENHSLVLVNYGGAKGSEIASVAKKIINDVFDKFGIKLTAEVNFF; this is encoded by the coding sequence ATGAATATCAAGAAAAACAAATCTCTCCGTGAATTTAATACATTTGGTGTGGAATCCACCGTGGCACATTATCTGAAAATAGCCACAGAGGAGGATTTGTATGATTCAATGAAATATGTCGAGAAAAACCGGCTTAAATACTTTTTCCTTGGTGGAGGAAGCAATATCCTTTTGACCTCTGAAAAATATAATCTGGCAGCCCTCCACATTCAAACCTCAGGAATAGATATTGTAAATGAAGACGACGAGAGTGTTACAATTCGATGTGCAGCAGGCGAAAACTGGGACGATGTTGTCGCATTTTCGGTTGAGAGGGGATTGGGTGGGATTGAAAACATGTCGCTCATACCGGGAACAATCGGGGCGGCACCAATTCAGAACATTGGGGCTTATGGACAGGAACTAAAAGATACTTTTGTGGAAGCGAAGGTGTTACTTACTGAAACGAAAAAAACTGTTGACATTTCCAATGAGGAGTGTAAATTCGGTTACAGGGACAGTATATTCAAAAGAGAACTTAAAGACAAAGCTGTAATTTTGTATGTGACCCTGAAATTGAGAAAAAATCCAAAACTGAACTACTCCTACAAGGGAGTAAGGGAGATAATATTTGTTACAGGTGATGAGCAGGTGACAGTAAAAGAAATTAGAGATGCGATAATTAAGTTAAGGACTGAAAAATTGCCTGATCCGGCAATTCTCGGGAATGCAGGAAGTTTTTTCAAAAATCCTGAAATACTGGAAGAATCTTATGACATTCTAAAACGGTTCTCACCCGAAATAGAAGGTTTCAAAACGAAAGATGGTAAAGTTAAACTTTCTGCTGCAAAATTAATCGAACTTTCAGGCTGGAAAGGGAAACGGGAAGGAAACTGCGGGGTTTACGAGAATCATTCCCTTGTTCTAGTAAATTATGGTGGAGCAAAAGGTTCTGAAATTGCATCCGTTGCCAAAAAAATTATTAATGATGTCTTCGATAAATTCGGTATTAAGCTGACCGCAGAGGTCAACTTTTTCTAA
- a CDS encoding sodium-dependent bicarbonate transport family permease — MFDFISNGLINLKNPAILFFLLGLTVALIRSELKIPDPIIKMFSYYLMASIGFKGGYEISKTGFSPELMTSAGLALVLAAIIPVMAFYLLRGFVKLDAVNSGALAAHYGSVSVVTFVTAISYIDRAGIEFGGFMVGVMALMEFPAILAGIGLALYYTSKSSGSKSIKTVIHESITNESVILLGGSLLIGIITADKGYALTKPFFIDPFQGVLTFFLLDMGIVAGRKLHEFGKVGIPLTIFAIAFPIFNGIAGTFLATLLGLGTGNSLLFGVLAASSSYIAAPAAVRIVLPEANPSIYLTSSLAITFPFNIILGIPIYFSLAEFFAKIFT; from the coding sequence ATGTTCGATTTTATCTCAAATGGACTTATAAACTTAAAAAACCCGGCAATACTCTTCTTTCTTCTTGGTCTTACCGTTGCCCTGATCAGATCAGAATTAAAGATTCCCGATCCGATAATTAAGATGTTTTCCTACTATCTGATGGCATCCATAGGTTTTAAAGGTGGATATGAGATATCGAAAACCGGCTTTAGTCCCGAACTTATGACTTCTGCCGGCCTGGCACTGGTTTTGGCAGCAATCATTCCCGTGATGGCTTTTTACTTGTTGCGGGGCTTTGTCAAACTCGATGCTGTCAATTCAGGCGCACTCGCAGCCCACTACGGCTCTGTAAGTGTTGTCACATTTGTTACCGCAATATCTTATATCGACAGAGCGGGAATTGAATTCGGCGGGTTTATGGTTGGTGTAATGGCTCTGATGGAATTCCCTGCGATTCTGGCGGGAATTGGACTCGCGCTTTACTACACTTCCAAATCTTCGGGTTCAAAATCGATAAAAACCGTGATTCACGAGTCAATAACTAACGAAAGTGTAATACTACTTGGTGGAAGCCTTCTGATCGGGATTATAACAGCTGATAAAGGGTATGCACTTACAAAACCTTTCTTCATTGATCCGTTTCAAGGTGTGCTGACTTTTTTCCTGCTTGATATGGGAATTGTAGCCGGCAGAAAACTTCATGAATTTGGTAAAGTTGGAATTCCCCTCACGATTTTCGCAATAGCTTTCCCGATATTCAACGGAATCGCAGGCACCTTCCTCGCAACATTACTGGGGCTTGGGACCGGTAATTCGTTGTTATTTGGGGTTCTTGCTGCAAGTTCTTCATATATAGCAGCTCCTGCAGCGGTGAGAATAGTGTTACCTGAAGCTAACCCTTCCATTTACCTGACATCATCGCTTGCGATAACATTTCCGTTTAATATTATTTTGGGCATCCCCATCTATTTCTCTTTGGCAGAATTTTTCGCTAAAATTTTTACTTAG
- a CDS encoding VOC family protein: protein MISWFEIPVKDMQRAKKFYEEVFNVEMTLMSFGGHDMAFFPSEGMDDISGALCAGPDYNPSSEGTLVYFSGNPDMQKILDRIPGAGGVVLLPKREISAEYGFMALFMDTEGNRLALHSLK, encoded by the coding sequence ATGATAAGCTGGTTCGAGATTCCCGTAAAGGATATGCAAAGAGCCAAAAAATTCTATGAGGAAGTATTTAATGTCGAGATGACTTTGATGTCATTTGGCGGCCATGACATGGCTTTTTTCCCTTCTGAGGGGATGGATGACATTTCCGGTGCGCTTTGTGCCGGTCCCGATTATAATCCGTCTTCAGAAGGTACACTTGTTTATTTCAGCGGGAATCCAGATATGCAAAAAATACTTGATCGCATTCCCGGAGCCGGAGGTGTGGTACTTCTTCCCAAGAGAGAAATTTCAGCCGAATACGGCTTTATGGCCCTTTTTATGGATACTGAAGGCAACAGACTCGCGCTTCATTCATTAAAATAG
- a CDS encoding GNAT family N-acetyltransferase has translation MSYEIRKILPKEIKIFIQWAEKEGWNPGLHDDRPFLFSDPAGFLVGELDGEIIATKSAVRYGNEFGFMGFYIVKPEFRGKGYGFQLWKAGFDRIRDIPSGMDGVVEQQHNYIRSGYEFAYRQIRFEAKDLIPKKSFEVKPVTDEDLCNLLDYDKTVFPANRAAFIKEWVAMPESLTLKAEQGVFLQGYGTIRKCYNGGYKIGPLFADDYGIARKLFLALADFAEGKPVYLDTPEINPQAVQLAKEFGMQFVFETARMYHNGNPERDREKIFGVTSFELG, from the coding sequence ATGAGTTACGAAATCCGTAAAATCCTGCCTAAAGAAATTAAAATCTTTATACAATGGGCTGAAAAGGAAGGTTGGAATCCAGGTTTACATGATGATCGTCCGTTTCTTTTTTCGGACCCCGCGGGATTTCTCGTTGGTGAACTGGACGGAGAGATAATTGCAACAAAATCAGCAGTCAGGTATGGCAATGAATTCGGTTTCATGGGATTTTATATTGTGAAGCCTGAGTTCCGTGGCAAGGGATACGGATTCCAGCTCTGGAAAGCGGGGTTTGACAGAATCCGGGATATTCCTTCCGGGATGGATGGTGTAGTCGAGCAACAACACAATTATATTAGATCAGGATATGAATTCGCTTACAGGCAAATCCGGTTCGAAGCGAAGGATTTGATACCTAAAAAATCATTTGAAGTTAAACCCGTCACCGACGAAGATCTCTGTAACCTGCTAGATTACGACAAGACCGTTTTTCCTGCCAACAGAGCGGCTTTTATTAAAGAATGGGTAGCCATGCCCGAAAGCCTGACACTAAAAGCAGAACAAGGCGTGTTTCTTCAGGGGTATGGAACAATAAGAAAGTGTTACAATGGTGGTTATAAAATCGGTCCATTGTTCGCAGATGACTATGGAATTGCCAGGAAACTCTTTCTGGCATTAGCCGATTTTGCCGAGGGCAAACCGGTTTATCTTGACACTCCGGAAATTAACCCGCAGGCAGTACAACTGGCAAAAGAGTTCGGGATGCAATTCGTGTTTGAAACCGCCAGAATGTATCACAACGGAAATCCTGAAAGGGACAGAGAGAAGATTTTCGGTGTTACTTCCTTTGAATTGGGTTAG
- a CDS encoding MATE family efflux transporter, with translation MTIKEHLKETVSLALPVVIAQVGFVMMGVVDSAMVGRLGDAPLAASSLSLSLFFIITVIGLGIVMAMTPLVAIAVGSSDSDKCSRVFHQGIWVSLFSGIILNIVVYFGTDIISYMDQPKEVVDLALSYTRIISFSIPPMLLFTGYKQFIEGLSFTRPAMVISIAANVVNFFFNWIFIYGNWGAPALGLDGAGYATLGSRIFMFVSLAVFVHKNREFKRFGLKIFPFKGLDENGKEILRIGIPSGIQYFFEVGCFATAAFMVGWIGKDELASHQIALNVASLTYLVCLGLSTAGTIRVGNAVGAKNITQVRKAATVALFLGASFMVCAGILLIIFKEHIPLLYASDPEVVSIAPKLLMIAAFFQIFDGTQAIALGNLRGITDVKIPTVITFIAYWLIGLPGAYIFGFPLGLGTEGIWYGLSLSLIASSLMLNIRFFVKTGNPNMFREKIAEK, from the coding sequence ATGACAATTAAAGAACATTTAAAAGAAACGGTATCGCTGGCTCTGCCTGTCGTGATAGCCCAGGTGGGTTTTGTCATGATGGGTGTGGTGGATTCAGCAATGGTCGGTCGCCTTGGTGACGCTCCACTGGCCGCCTCCTCACTCAGCTTAAGCCTGTTTTTCATAATCACTGTGATTGGCTTGGGGATTGTGATGGCAATGACTCCCCTGGTAGCAATTGCCGTAGGTTCTTCCGACAGTGATAAATGTTCCAGAGTTTTTCATCAGGGAATCTGGGTGAGTCTTTTCTCCGGCATCATTTTGAATATTGTTGTTTATTTTGGAACAGACATAATTTCGTATATGGATCAGCCAAAAGAAGTGGTTGACCTTGCATTAAGTTACACCCGAATTATCTCATTTTCCATCCCTCCCATGCTCCTGTTTACCGGATACAAACAGTTTATAGAGGGCCTCTCATTTACGCGTCCGGCTATGGTAATTTCGATTGCTGCAAATGTGGTCAACTTCTTTTTTAACTGGATATTCATTTATGGAAACTGGGGAGCCCCCGCGTTAGGATTGGATGGAGCCGGTTATGCAACTCTCGGATCACGAATCTTCATGTTCGTTTCTCTTGCGGTTTTTGTCCATAAGAACAGAGAATTTAAGCGTTTTGGGTTGAAAATATTCCCGTTCAAAGGCCTGGATGAAAACGGAAAAGAAATTTTACGAATCGGAATACCAAGTGGAATCCAGTATTTTTTTGAAGTTGGCTGCTTTGCGACTGCAGCGTTCATGGTTGGCTGGATAGGTAAAGATGAGCTTGCATCACATCAAATAGCACTAAATGTTGCATCGCTGACTTATCTTGTATGTTTGGGATTGTCTACTGCGGGCACAATCAGAGTGGGCAATGCAGTCGGGGCAAAAAACATCACACAGGTGAGAAAAGCAGCCACCGTGGCACTATTTCTCGGTGCATCATTCATGGTTTGCGCCGGTATTCTTCTGATCATATTTAAGGAACACATTCCCCTTCTTTACGCTTCAGATCCGGAGGTGGTTTCGATTGCTCCCAAGTTGTTGATGATTGCCGCTTTTTTTCAGATATTTGATGGCACACAAGCAATCGCTCTTGGTAATTTAAGAGGTATTACCGATGTTAAAATTCCAACTGTGATTACCTTCATTGCATATTGGCTTATTGGATTGCCCGGTGCTTACATTTTCGGATTTCCATTGGGATTGGGTACTGAAGGAATCTGGTATGGTTTGTCCCTCAGCCTGATAGCTTCCTCACTTATGTTAAATATCAGATTTTTTGTTAAAACCGGCAACCCGAATATGTTCAGGGAAAAAATCGCAGAGAAATAA
- a CDS encoding PspC domain-containing protein — MEKRIYKSRKERMIGGVAGGIAEYFEVDPVIIRFAFIALTLVNGVGLALYIVGLIIIPEQVMQFNVKSEQSVPFAVPDAKPSSENKGKFSIYLGVLLIVAGILFGLDNFVPHFDIVDAFPLILVLLGVWIIFTGRKKSHGDKYETE, encoded by the coding sequence ATGGAAAAGAGAATATACAAATCACGCAAAGAAAGAATGATTGGTGGAGTTGCCGGCGGCATAGCTGAATATTTTGAAGTTGACCCCGTCATCATCAGATTTGCATTTATTGCATTGACTTTGGTAAATGGAGTGGGACTTGCTTTATACATAGTCGGTCTGATAATAATTCCGGAACAGGTTATGCAGTTCAATGTCAAATCCGAGCAATCAGTCCCGTTCGCTGTACCTGATGCAAAGCCTTCGTCTGAAAACAAAGGGAAGTTCTCAATCTATTTAGGAGTTTTGCTTATCGTAGCCGGTATTTTATTCGGACTCGATAATTTTGTTCCTCATTTTGATATTGTTGACGCGTTCCCGTTAATTCTTGTACTGCTGGGTGTATGGATAATATTCACCGGAAGGAAAAAAAGCCATGGAGACAAATATGAAACCGAGTAA
- a CDS encoding queuosine precursor transporter has translation MKDKPNLVFLFLGMFFVSNAVLAEFIGVKIFSLEKTFGFDPVSFSFFGQENLSFNLTAGVLLWPIVFIFTDIINEYFGRKGVRLLSFISAGLIGYAYVMVYFSMGLVPADFWVMRDTVTGPVNMNTAFNAIFGQGLWIIIGSLVAFLVGQVVDVTVFQWVRKHTGSKWIWARATGSTLVSQFIDSFVVLFIAFYFGANWSLGLVLAIGLMNYIYKCSVAVFLTPILYVLHTIIDRYLGKDIAHQLMEKAASEEL, from the coding sequence ATGAAAGACAAACCGAATTTAGTATTTCTGTTCCTGGGTATGTTTTTTGTCTCGAATGCTGTGTTGGCGGAGTTTATTGGGGTGAAAATCTTCTCACTGGAAAAAACATTCGGTTTCGATCCCGTCTCTTTTTCTTTTTTTGGACAGGAAAACCTCTCTTTCAATCTTACTGCCGGAGTTCTTCTTTGGCCCATCGTTTTCATTTTTACAGATATCATCAATGAATATTTTGGGAGGAAGGGAGTTCGCCTGCTTTCCTTCATTTCAGCCGGTTTAATTGGTTACGCATATGTAATGGTTTACTTTTCGATGGGACTTGTACCTGCAGATTTTTGGGTTATGCGGGACACTGTTACCGGACCGGTAAACATGAACACAGCGTTTAATGCCATATTTGGGCAGGGGCTATGGATTATCATAGGTTCACTGGTGGCATTTTTGGTAGGTCAGGTTGTGGATGTGACGGTTTTCCAATGGGTAAGAAAGCACACCGGATCGAAATGGATATGGGCAAGAGCCACCGGATCAACGCTTGTGTCCCAGTTTATCGACAGTTTTGTTGTTCTTTTTATAGCATTCTATTTCGGGGCGAACTGGAGTCTTGGTCTCGTTTTGGCAATTGGCTTGATGAACTACATCTATAAGTGTAGCGTGGCGGTCTTTCTAACCCCCATATTGTATGTTTTACATACAATAATCGACCGTTACCTCGGGAAGGATATTGCTCACCAACTGATGGAAAAGGCTGCTTCCGAAGAACTTTAG